DNA sequence from the Streptomyces canus genome:
CAGCTGTGGGACGACCTGCGGGGCGAAGGACTCCTGGACGAGCGGGCACCGGTGCACGGGCGCTGAGCTGCGGGGCCGCACGGGACGGACCGGCGCATCGACCTGGCGCCGACGTCCCGCCCGACGCCGACCACCCTCGGCGCCCTCGACGCGGGGTCTCGGCTTCGAGCACTCCGGTCGGCCGGCACCCGATGCCGCGCTCCCCGCCCGCCCTCCTGGCAAGATGGCCGGCATGGAACGTGTGCTGGGAATCGGCGGATACTTCCTCAGGGCCGCCGACCCGACTGCCCTGAGTGCGTGGTACCGCGACTGCCTGGGCCTGGACGCCGATGAGAACGGCTTGTGGCGTCAGGATGCCGGGCCCACGGTGTTCGCGACGTTCGAGTCCGGGACCGACTACTTCGGGTCCCGCACCCAGCGGACCATGCTCAACTTCCGGGTCCGCGACCTGGACGCCATGCTCGCGCAGTTGCGCGCCGGCGGAGCGGACGTGGCCGAGGAGACGCAGGACATGGCGGGTGTCGGTCGATTCGGCTGGGTCACCGACCCGGAGGGCAACCGCATCGAGCTGTGGCAGCGCGCCTGACCGGCCCCCCCGGCTCTCAGCCGGCGTGTCGGATCCGGAAGCGGCTGGGTTCCGCCGGATCCCGATCAACGACCTGGACCGGCGTCCGAGCAGATTGCCACACGCTGCTGCCGGGCGTGCGGGAGAACCGGATCTGCCCGCGGGTGCCCTCGACCGCCACGTGCGGCCATGATG
Encoded proteins:
- a CDS encoding VOC family protein; translated protein: MERVLGIGGYFLRAADPTALSAWYRDCLGLDADENGLWRQDAGPTVFATFESGTDYFGSRTQRTMLNFRVRDLDAMLAQLRAGGADVAEETQDMAGVGRFGWVTDPEGNRIELWQRA